A window of the Lactuca sativa cultivar Salinas chromosome 5, Lsat_Salinas_v11, whole genome shotgun sequence genome harbors these coding sequences:
- the LOC111921076 gene encoding uncharacterized protein LOC111921076 gives MDPFDPFHPYNHDVDEEDMFVGMIHQYVTDMIPQEPAPLRTRRTALNRDREEGHRRLVHDYFADDCVYQPKDFKRRFRLRKNVFQQIVNAMESRYEYFQLRYDARGKQSFTGLQKCVAAIKLMAMGESPDSIDDYMRMSERTARESLYRLARGVIETFGDKYLRKPSLNDIQQLYVAHEERHGFWECLEALIAQSGYGEIVLWRGKVNTQVVILDRLR, from the exons ATGGATCCTTTTGATCCGTTCCATCCATACAATCATGATGTCGATGAAGAAGATATGTTTGTGGGTATGATACATCAATATGTTACCGACATGATACCGCAAGAGCCAGCTCCACTACGGACCAGACGTACGGCATTGAACAGAGATCGTGAAGAGGGGCATAGACGTCTAGTACACGATTATTTTGCGGATGATTGTGTCTACCAACCAAAAGATTTCAAAAGAAGGTTTCGCTTGCGGAAAAATGTATTTCAACAAATAGTCAATGCAATGGAAAGCAG gtatgaatatttcCAACTAAGGTACGATGCGAGAGGTAAACAAAGTTTTACAGGGTTGCAAAAATGTGTTGCTGCAATCAAGCTTATGGCTATGGGGGAGTCACCCGATTCTATTGATGACTATATGAGAATGTCAGAGCGAACTGCACGAGAAAGTTTGTATAGATTGGCGAGAGGTGTTATCGAAACCTTCGGTGACAAATACTTGCGCAAACCTTCATTGAATGACATACAACAACTATATGTGGCGCATGAAGAACGACATGGTTTCTGGGAATGCTTGgaagcattgattgcacaaaGTGGATATGGAGAAATTGTCCTGTGGCGTGGAAAGGTCAATACACAAGTGGTCATCTTGGATCGCCTTCGTTAG